A genomic window from Plutella xylostella chromosome 23, ilPluXylo3.1, whole genome shotgun sequence includes:
- the LOC105393277 gene encoding collagen alpha-2(I) chain: MVAVSSAARLLALICLSTRAAAESWRFPDQAAAEAIKIDSKVQFVDEEKRPDRSQNSFNPSKVQSDEPDHFAAADDTQGFYNRPGQAGRYPVQSGPSQGDDQDTYGLVLTRIRNNNLNSETGNQDRANKLNSNVFNDENQFQSLLPNYESFGPFPPPRQDSALFTPGGDEGLLEGGDRRGVLVGPGGGPSAQAAAQRPAVLVGPGGPTGRVGPDFNNRNPGVLVGPGGPTGRVGPNFNNNRNPAVLVGPGGPTGRIGPDFSNRNPAVLVGPGGPTGRVGPDFSSNRNPGVLVGPGGPTGRVGPDFNNRNPGVLSGPGGPTGRIGPDYSRNPGYPGILVGPGGAGRGAYAPTYFNPRQNRYRGGLLVGPGGATGTIGPGRGLLVGAGGPTGSIGPQYSDHGL; this comes from the exons TATCATCAGCAGCCAGGCTACTGGCTCTGATCTGCCTGAGTACCAGGGCAGCAGCGGAGTCCTGGAGGTTCCCTGACCAGGCCGCCGCGGAGGCGATCAAGATCGACAGCAAAGTGCAATTTGTGGATGAAGAGAAACGCCCCGATAGATCACA gaacAGCTTCAACCCTTCCAAAGTCCAATCGGACGAGCCGGATCACTTCGCGGCGGCGGATGACACCCAGGGCTTCTACAACCGGCCCGGGCAGGCCGGCCGCTACCCGGTGCAATCCGGGCCATCACAGGGAGACGACCAGGACACGTATGGACTGGTGCTCACCAGGATTAG GAATAACAATCTGAATTCAGAAACGGGTAACCAAGACCGAGCCAATAAGCTGAATTCAA ACGTGTTCAACGATGAGAACCAGTTCCAATCCCTCCTCCCAAACTACGAGTCATTCGGTCCGTTCCCTCCGCCGCGCCAGGACTCCGCTCTGTTCACGCCTGGAGGCGACGAGGGGCTGCTTGAAGGGGGTGACAGGCGCGGGGTGCTGGTGGGGCCGGGGGGCGGGCCCAGCGCGCAGGCCGCGGCGCAGCGCCCCGCCGTGCTCGTCGGCCCTGGCGGACCCACTGGCAGGGTCGGCCCTGACTTCAACAACCGCAACCCCGGAGTACTAGTCGGCCCAGGCGGACCCACCGGCCGCGTTGGACCCAACTTCAACAATAACCGCAACCCCGCAGTCCTGGTTGGCCCGGGTGGACCTACAGGTAGAATTGGACCCGATTTCTCCAACCGCAACCCTGCCGTTCTAGTCGGTCCCGGTGGACCAACGGGCCGTGTTGGACCAGACTTTAGCTCCAACCGCAACCCTGGAGTATTGGTTGGCCCCGGTGGACCGACAGGAAGAGTCGGGCCTGACTTCAACAATCGCAATCCAGGGGTTTTATCCGGCCCCGGTGGGCCTACCGGACGCATCGGTCCAGACTACTCGCGGAATCCCGGATACCCGGGCATCCTCGTCGGTCCCGGGGGCGCCGGCCGCGGGGCGTACGCGCCGACATACTTCAACCCTCGGCAGAACCGCTACAGAGGAGGCTTGCTGGTTGGACCAGGGGGGGCTACCGGGACCATCGGGCCAGGAAGAGGCCTACTGGTTGGCGCCGGTGGACCCACTGGCAGCATTGGACCACAATACTCCGACCACGGTTTGTAA